The Pseudomonas sp. R4-35-07 nucleotide sequence CTGGGCACCCTGGAGGGCCAGGGTTACTTGCCGGCCGCCGTGATCAGTGAGTTGCGCAATGGCTACGAGTTTTTGCGCTACACCGAACACGCGATCCAGGCGATCGCCGACCGCCAGACCCAAATGCTCCCGGACAGCCCGGAAGACCAGGCGCGTATCGCCTTCATGCTCGGTTTTGCCGACTGGGCCGCGTTCCACGAACGCCTGATGTATTGGCGTGGACGGGTGGACTGGCACTTCCGCCAGGTGATTGCCGACCCTGATGAAGAAGAGGGCGAAGAAAGCGAACTTGTCGTCGGCGGGGAATGGTTGCCGCTGTGGGAAGAATCCCAGGATGACGCCGCCGCCTGCCGCCAGTTGAGCGAAGGCGGCTTCAGCGATGCGCCCAAGGCCCTCAAGGCCCTGGCTGGCTTGCGCGGTAGCCCGCAGCTGCGCGCGATGCAGCGCCTCGGTCGCGAGCGGCTGGATGCGTTTATTCCGCGCTTGCTGGCCCAGGCGGTCGAACACGCCAACCCGGACCTGGTATTGGAGCGCGTACTGCCGCTGGTCGAGGCGGTCGCCCGCCGTTCCGCTTACCTGGTGTTGCTCACTGAAAACCCCGACGCCCTGCGCCGTCTGCTGACGCTGTGCGCCGCGAGCCCGTGGATCGCCGAGCAGATCACCCGTTTCCCGCTGTTGCTCGATGAGCTGCTCAACGAAGGGCGCCTGTTCAAGCCGCCGTTGGCGCCGGAGCTGGCCGCCGAATTGCGCGAGCGCCTGACGCGTATCCCTGAAGACGACCTCGAGCAGCAGATGGAAGCCCTGCGCCATTTCAAACTGGCGCACCGTCTGCGGGTGGCCGCGTCGGAAATCGCCGGCAGCCTGCCATTGATGAAAGTCAGCGACTACCTCACCTGGCTGGCCGAAGCCATCCTCGAACAAGTGCTGGCCCTGGCCTGGCGCCAGACCGTTGCCCGCCACGGCTCGCCGCAACGGCTGGACGGCAGCCTGTGCGATCCTGGGTTCATCATTGTCGGTTATGGGAAAGTCGGCGGTATCGAATTGGGGCATGGTTCGGACCTGGACCTGGTGTTTATCCACGACGGCGACCCGCAGGCCGAGACTGACGGTGCCAAGCCGATCGACGGTGCGCAGTTCTTCACGCGCCTGGGCCAGCGCATCATTCACTTGCTGACCACCCAGACCAACTCCGGCCAACTGTATGAGGTGGACATGCGCCTGCGGCCTTCAGGTGCGTCCGGGTTGCTGGTGAGTTCACTGGGCGCGTTCGACCGCTATCAACAAAATGAAGCCTGGACCTGGGAGCATCAGGCGCTGATTCGCGCGCGGGTATTAGTCGGCAGCCAGGATGTGGGCCAGGCGTTCGAGCAGGTCCGCGCCAAGGTATTGGGGCGTGAACGGGACTTGGCGAAGCTGCGCCAGGAGGTCAGCGAGATGCGCGCCAAGATGCGTGACAACCTGGGGACCAGGAGCACAGCGGCCGGTATGGGCGCCAATGCCTTCGAAGCCACGGCGCTGTTCGACCTCAAGCAGGACGCCGGAGGTATCGTCGATATTGAATTTATGGTGCAATACGCCGCTTTGGCGTGGTCTGCGCAACATCCATCGTTGCTGCGCTACACCGACAATATCCGCATTCTGGAAGGCCTGGAGCAGGTCGGGCTGATGCCCGCCGCCGATGCCCATTTGTTGCGGGAGGTGTATAAGGCGTACCGCTCCGCCGCGCACCGCCAAGCCTTGCAGAACGAGGCGGGCACGGTGGCCGGGGACCAATTTGCAGACGAGCGGCGCCAGGTGATGCGAATCTGGCAGGCGCTCGGTTTGAGCTGAAACACTATTAGGGCGGGGAGGCATAAGCCTCCCCGCATCGTTTGTGGAAACTACATGAATATTCTGATCGTTGGGCCCAGTTGGGTCGGTGACATGGTGATGGCACAGACACTGTTCCAGTGTCTGCGGCTGCGCTATCCGGACTGCCAGATCGACGTGCTCGCCCCTGAGTGGAGCCGGCCGATCCTCGAGCGCATGCCCCAGGTGCGCAAGGCCTTGAGCTTTCCGCTCGGCCATGGCGCGCTGGAATTGGCGACCCGTCGGCGCATCGGCAAAGCCATGGCCGGCCAGTACGACCAGGCGATCCTGTTGCCCAACTCGCTGAAGTCGGCGCTGGTGCCGTTTTTTGCCGGCATTCCCAAGCGTACCGGCTGGCGCGGCGAGTTTCGCTATGTGCTGCTTAACGATGTACGCACCCTGGACAAAGCGCGCTACCCGTTGATGATCGAGCGTTTCATGGCCCTGGCCTACGAACCCGGCGCCGAGCTGCCCACGCCGTATCCGCGCCCCAGCTTGCAGATCGACCCGCTGACCCGTGATGCGGCGCTGGCCAAGTTCGGCCTGGCGCTGGACCGCCCGGTATTGGCCTTGTGCCCGGGCGCCGAGTTCGGCGAGTCCAAGCGCTGGCCGTCGGAACACTACGCCAAGGTCGCCGAGACCAAGATCCGCGAAGGCTGGCAGGTGTGGCTGTTTGGCTCCAAAAACGATCATTCGGTGGGTGAGGATATTCGCCAGCGCCTGATTCCGGGCCTGCGCGAAGAGGCGGTGAACCTCAGTGGCGAGACGTCCCTGGCCGAAGCCATCGACTTGCTGTCATGCGCCGACGCGGTGGTGTCCAACGACTCCGGCCTGATGCACGTCGCCGCTGCGCTGAATCGCCCGTTGGTGGCGGTGTACGGCTCGACGTCCCCAGGGTTCACGCCACCCTTGGCCGACCAGGTCGAAGTGGTGCGCCTGGGCCTGGATTGCAGCCCCTGTTTTGAGCGCACCTGCCGTTTCGGCCACTACAACTGCCTGCGCCAATTGCTGCCGCAGCCGGTAACCGATGCCTTGCAGCGGTTGCAGGGCGACGTGGTCGAGGTTCACTGAGTTGCGGGTACTGGTAATCAAGACCTCATCCCTGGGCGACGTGATCCACGCCTTGCCGGCACTCACCGACGCGGCGCGGGCGATCCCCGGCATCCGTTTCGATTGGGTGGTGGAAGAAGGCTTTGCCGAAATTCCGACCTGGCACCCGGCGGTGGACAAGGTGATCCCGGTGGCGATTCGTCGCTGGCGCAAGAACCTCTGGCAAACCATCAAGAGCGGCGAATGGCGGCGTTTCAAACAGGCCGTGCAGTCGACCAAGTATGACCTGGTGATCGATGCCCAGGGCCTGCTGAAAAGTGCCTGGCTGACCCGCTACGTGCGGGCGCCGGTCGCCGGCTTCGATAAAACCTCAGCCCGCGAGCCCCTGGCGGCGCGCTTCTATTCCCGACGCCTGGCCGTGGCCCGTGGGCAACATGCGGTGGAGCGGTTGCGCCAACTGTTTGCCGTGGCGCTGGGCTATGACCTGCCCAAGGGCCTGGGCGACTACGGCTTGAGCGTCGAGAAACTGCTTGGCCTGCCGCCGAAGAAACCCTTCGTGCTGCTGCTGCACGGCACCACCTGGGACACCAAGCACTGGCCCGAAGCCTACTGGCGCGAACTGGCCGAACGCATGGCCCGCCTGGGCGTGGACGTAAAATTACCGTGGGGCAATGCCGCCGAAAAAGCCCGCGCCGAGCGCCTGGCCCAGGGCTTGCCCAACGCTGAAGTGCTGCCAAAACTGAACCTGGCGGGCGTGGCCCGTGTATTGGCCGGTGCGCGCGCCTGTGTGGCGGTGGACACCGGCCTCGGCCACTTGGCGGCGGCGCTGGATGTGCCGACCATTTCGCTGTTCGGGCCGACCAACCCGGGCCTCACCGGCGCCTACGGCAAAGGCCAGGTCCACTTGGCCAGCGACTGGCCGTGTGCGCCGTGCCTGCAAAAGCACTGCACCTACCAACCCACCGCCGATGACCTGCGGCGGTTCGACATCACGCGCGAGTCGCCCCTGTGCTTCACGCGCCTGAATCCTGAGCGCGTAGCAAGCCGACTGAGCGCGTTGTTACTGGCTGAGGAGCAGCACTGATGCAACTGGCTTTCGTACTGTACAAATACTTTCCCTTCGGTGGGCTGCAGCGTGACTTCATGCGCATCGCCCTGGAATGCCAGCAGCGCGGCCATCAGATTCGTGTCTATACGCTGATCTGGGAGGGCGATATCCCGCCCGGCTTCGAAGTGCTGGTGGCGCCGGTCAAGGCGCTGGTCAACCATCGCCGCAACGAAAAGCTCTACGCCTGGATCCAGGCCGACCTGGCCAGGCGCCCGGTGGACCGAGTGGTGGGCTTCAACAAGATGCCGGGGCTCGACCTGTACTTCGCCGCCGACGGCGTGTTCGAAGACAAGGCCCAGACGCTGCGCAACCCGATGTACCGCTGGTTCGGGCGCTACAAGCACTTTGCCGAATACGAGCGTGCGGTGTTCGACAAGAACGCCAAGACCCAGATCATGGTGCTGTCCGAGCATCAACAGCAACTGTTCAGCCAGTATTACGGCACCCAGCCCGAGCGGTTCCACCTGCTGCCGCCGGGCATCGCCCGTGACCGGCGCGCACCGCCGAACGCCGCCGACATCCGCGCTGAGTTTCGCCGTGAGTTCGGCCTGGCCGAGGATGATTTGCTGCTGGTGCAGATCGGTTCGGGTTTCAAGACCAAGGGCGTCGACCGCAGCCTCAAGGCCGTCGCCGCATTGCCGTCCAAACTGAAAAAACGCAC carries:
- a CDS encoding glycosyltransferase family 4 protein; the encoded protein is MQLAFVLYKYFPFGGLQRDFMRIALECQQRGHQIRVYTLIWEGDIPPGFEVLVAPVKALVNHRRNEKLYAWIQADLARRPVDRVVGFNKMPGLDLYFAADGVFEDKAQTLRNPMYRWFGRYKHFAEYERAVFDKNAKTQIMVLSEHQQQLFSQYYGTQPERFHLLPPGIARDRRAPPNAADIRAEFRREFGLAEDDLLLVQIGSGFKTKGVDRSLKAVAALPSKLKKRTRLFVIGQDDPKVFQLQSATLGLGDQVQFFKGRNDIPRFLLGADLLIHPAYNEAAGMVLVEAVVAGLPVLVSRVCGYAFYIDKAQSGRVLDEPFEQAQLNQYLVDMLEDPHARATWSRNGLAFAETADLFSMPQYAADLILAEPNR
- the waaF gene encoding lipopolysaccharide heptosyltransferase II, coding for MNILIVGPSWVGDMVMAQTLFQCLRLRYPDCQIDVLAPEWSRPILERMPQVRKALSFPLGHGALELATRRRIGKAMAGQYDQAILLPNSLKSALVPFFAGIPKRTGWRGEFRYVLLNDVRTLDKARYPLMIERFMALAYEPGAELPTPYPRPSLQIDPLTRDAALAKFGLALDRPVLALCPGAEFGESKRWPSEHYAKVAETKIREGWQVWLFGSKNDHSVGEDIRQRLIPGLREEAVNLSGETSLAEAIDLLSCADAVVSNDSGLMHVAAALNRPLVAVYGSTSPGFTPPLADQVEVVRLGLDCSPCFERTCRFGHYNCLRQLLPQPVTDALQRLQGDVVEVH
- the waaC gene encoding lipopolysaccharide heptosyltransferase I, whose protein sequence is MRVLVIKTSSLGDVIHALPALTDAARAIPGIRFDWVVEEGFAEIPTWHPAVDKVIPVAIRRWRKNLWQTIKSGEWRRFKQAVQSTKYDLVIDAQGLLKSAWLTRYVRAPVAGFDKTSAREPLAARFYSRRLAVARGQHAVERLRQLFAVALGYDLPKGLGDYGLSVEKLLGLPPKKPFVLLLHGTTWDTKHWPEAYWRELAERMARLGVDVKLPWGNAAEKARAERLAQGLPNAEVLPKLNLAGVARVLAGARACVAVDTGLGHLAAALDVPTISLFGPTNPGLTGAYGKGQVHLASDWPCAPCLQKHCTYQPTADDLRRFDITRESPLCFTRLNPERVASRLSALLLAEEQH
- the glnE gene encoding bifunctional [glutamate--ammonia ligase]-adenylyl-L-tyrosine phosphorylase/[glutamate--ammonia-ligase] adenylyltransferase, which translates into the protein MSLPTLAELPAILLPYASRAEQSFRDAVAALDDDHGLSGWTPQRWADFARVCAASDFVIEQSVRDPLMLLELVAWGELDRGFAPGELCGQIAGAVQQAETEDEMGRVLRRQRTRQQVRIIWRDLTRQADLVQTCRDLSDMADACIDQAYQWLYQRHCVQFGTPTGRRSGEAQHMVILGMGKLGAVELNLSSDIDLIFAYPEGGETVGVKRSLDNQEFFIRLGQKLIKALDPMTVDGFVFRVDMRLRPYGSAGALVLSFNALEQYYQDQGRDWERYAMIKARVVAGDQLAGAQLLDMLRPFVYRRYLDFSAIEALRTMKQLIQQEVRRKGMAENIKLGSGGIREVEFIAQAFQLIHGGRDLSLQQRPLLNVLGTLEGQGYLPAAVISELRNGYEFLRYTEHAIQAIADRQTQMLPDSPEDQARIAFMLGFADWAAFHERLMYWRGRVDWHFRQVIADPDEEEGEESELVVGGEWLPLWEESQDDAAACRQLSEGGFSDAPKALKALAGLRGSPQLRAMQRLGRERLDAFIPRLLAQAVEHANPDLVLERVLPLVEAVARRSAYLVLLTENPDALRRLLTLCAASPWIAEQITRFPLLLDELLNEGRLFKPPLAPELAAELRERLTRIPEDDLEQQMEALRHFKLAHRLRVAASEIAGSLPLMKVSDYLTWLAEAILEQVLALAWRQTVARHGSPQRLDGSLCDPGFIIVGYGKVGGIELGHGSDLDLVFIHDGDPQAETDGAKPIDGAQFFTRLGQRIIHLLTTQTNSGQLYEVDMRLRPSGASGLLVSSLGAFDRYQQNEAWTWEHQALIRARVLVGSQDVGQAFEQVRAKVLGRERDLAKLRQEVSEMRAKMRDNLGTRSTAAGMGANAFEATALFDLKQDAGGIVDIEFMVQYAALAWSAQHPSLLRYTDNIRILEGLEQVGLMPAADAHLLREVYKAYRSAAHRQALQNEAGTVAGDQFADERRQVMRIWQALGLS